A genomic region of Coriobacteriaceae bacterium contains the following coding sequences:
- a CDS encoding flavodoxin family protein, with product MSKNILLVHASPREGGNSSILADWFERGALEAGNEVTRISVGHAKISGCMACEYCFSHDGECVQKDDMQKFYPLLHEADVIVYATPMYFYNFPAQLRAFQDRMFCGIGKPFGITQTALLLCFEDKDETTCEPAVNSYRVAANYCKQENLGEVIINNVYEKGAIEGNPGLQKAYELGLSIK from the coding sequence ATGTCGAAGAATATCCTGCTTGTTCATGCGAGCCCGCGCGAAGGCGGGAACTCGAGCATACTTGCCGATTGGTTCGAACGCGGTGCGCTCGAGGCGGGCAATGAGGTCACGCGCATTAGCGTTGGGCATGCGAAGATCTCGGGTTGCATGGCCTGCGAGTACTGTTTTTCGCACGACGGGGAGTGCGTGCAGAAGGACGACATGCAGAAGTTCTATCCGCTCCTGCACGAGGCGGATGTAATCGTGTACGCGACACCCATGTACTTCTACAACTTCCCTGCGCAGCTGCGCGCCTTCCAGGACCGCATGTTCTGCGGAATTGGCAAGCCCTTTGGCATCACGCAGACCGCGTTGCTGCTGTGCTTCGAGGACAAGGACGAGACTACCTGCGAACCTGCGGTCAACAGCTATCGTGTGGCGGCTAACTACTGCAAGCAGGAAAACCTTGGCGAAGTCATCATCAATAACGTGTACGAAAAGGGTGCCATCGAGGGAAACCCCGGCCTGCAGAAGGCCTATGAGCTCGGCTTGAGCATCAAGTAG
- a CDS encoding cation diffusion facilitator family transporter — protein sequence MTADANNPKLDEDKVIRKLSLVGIVGNVFLSAFKFFAGIIGNSSAMVSDAVHSLSDVFATIIALIGVRFGRRAADASHPYGHERIESLAAIALGLILLVTGIGIGWVGLEKIIAGNYESLPIPGMIALIAAIVSIAVKEGMFWYTRHWARAIRSSAFEADAWHHRSDAMSSVGALIGVGGSMLGYPVLDPIASVVICLFILKQGISIIIDALKKMLDTSCGPQFEEQVRALVDNESQVERIDMLRTRMFGDKVYVDMEIAIDGSMQLTDAHDIAERVHDDIEQAFPEVKHVMIHVNPA from the coding sequence ATGACAGCAGACGCAAACAACCCGAAACTCGATGAGGACAAGGTCATCCGCAAGCTCTCGCTCGTGGGTATCGTCGGCAACGTCTTTCTATCGGCGTTCAAGTTCTTCGCGGGCATCATTGGCAATTCGAGCGCCATGGTTTCCGATGCCGTCCACTCGCTATCGGACGTCTTCGCGACCATCATCGCCCTTATCGGCGTGCGCTTCGGCCGACGCGCCGCAGACGCATCGCACCCCTACGGGCACGAGCGCATCGAGAGCCTTGCCGCCATTGCGCTCGGCCTCATTCTGCTGGTGACGGGTATTGGCATCGGCTGGGTCGGCCTCGAGAAGATCATCGCGGGCAACTACGAAAGCCTGCCCATCCCCGGCATGATTGCCCTCATCGCCGCCATCGTCTCCATCGCCGTCAAGGAGGGTATGTTCTGGTACACGCGTCATTGGGCACGCGCCATTCGCTCGTCGGCCTTCGAGGCAGACGCCTGGCATCATCGCTCTGACGCGATGAGCTCAGTCGGTGCGCTCATCGGCGTCGGCGGGTCAATGCTCGGCTATCCCGTACTCGATCCCATCGCCAGCGTCGTCATCTGCCTGTTCATCCTCAAGCAAGGCATCTCGATCATCATCGACGCCTTGAAGAAAATGCTCGACACCTCATGCGGTCCGCAATTCGAGGAGCAGGTGCGCGCACTCGTTGACAACGAGAGCCAGGTGGAACGCATTGACATGTTGCGCACGCGCATGTTCGGCGACAAGGTCTACGTCGATATGGAGATCGCGATAGACGGCTCGATGCAACTCACGGATGCTCACGACATCGCCGAGCGCGTGCACGATGACATCGAGCAGGCATTCCCGGAAGTAAAGCACGTCATGATTCATGTCAATCCCGCCTAG
- a CDS encoding TRAP transporter permease, whose protein sequence is MVDRVKRRIQRKKTGVPPTAQQDVDVRETVVDLEPHPDAPDQTKTGSFKAIEDSDLIGEEIETGIATEEGADIIMDKDTAPVESDEAEQILRKFDRESNTRIWEGVPKIIVRAIMAIFSVYCIGMTLFSTALPEVRLTLFLGCIVVIGFLVYPANKKKVRTNYIPWYDILLMIIGAACFFYFAFNALPIIKLGTRIDEVMVIIGIVGVLIVAELCRRSVGLPIIFVVGALLIYAFYFFVVDRGMDLMLALRTVVYRMFYTTNGIIGTPINVCYTYIVLFIIFGAFLERTGIAGFFISFANRLAGWSSGGAAKVAVISSALCGMVSGSSVGNTVTTGSVTIPMMKKTGYRPEFAGAVEAASSTGGQIMPPIMGAAAFLMAEYMGIPYIEVAAKAIIPALLYFTGIFLAVHLEAKKLQLKGIPRKELPKWSYLAKNCYLVIPLVLLVWLVASGARTMAVSAAISIVGAFIIGFINFFVTGVKERSEDQTVGSVFVDSLKVALATGYDALIAGARSCVSVAVACAMAGLIAGCITVTGLAGTLINAIVNFAGDATMVGLVLTMLCCIILGMGVPTTANYCIMASTCAPILIQLGIPAVAAHFFVFYFGIVADITPPVALAAYAGSAIAKSNPMKTAFTASKIAIAAFIVPYIFAFNPIMLLDGMSNWWEIIIPIITSLVGLFGIAAGLNGNLFERIPMLLRIILIAGGLALMIPESITDIIGIAIIVAVFVIQYGMARKNRVDKPRETDA, encoded by the coding sequence ATGGTCGATAGGGTCAAGAGAAGGATACAGAGGAAGAAAACCGGCGTGCCGCCCACTGCGCAGCAAGACGTCGATGTTCGCGAGACCGTCGTAGATCTCGAACCCCATCCCGACGCCCCAGACCAGACCAAAACCGGCAGTTTCAAGGCCATTGAGGACTCCGACCTCATCGGCGAGGAAATCGAGACCGGCATCGCGACCGAAGAGGGCGCGGACATCATCATGGACAAGGACACGGCCCCCGTCGAGAGCGACGAGGCCGAGCAGATTCTGCGCAAGTTCGACCGCGAGTCAAACACGCGCATCTGGGAAGGTGTCCCCAAGATCATTGTCAGGGCCATAATGGCCATCTTCTCGGTCTACTGCATCGGCATGACCTTGTTCAGCACGGCGCTTCCCGAGGTTAGGCTCACGCTCTTCCTCGGCTGCATCGTCGTCATCGGCTTTCTCGTATACCCCGCCAACAAGAAGAAGGTTCGCACCAACTACATCCCCTGGTATGACATCTTGCTCATGATCATCGGAGCGGCCTGCTTCTTCTACTTCGCGTTCAACGCGTTGCCCATCATCAAACTCGGCACGCGCATCGACGAAGTCATGGTCATCATCGGCATCGTGGGCGTTCTCATCGTCGCCGAGCTTTGCCGCCGCAGTGTCGGCCTTCCCATCATCTTCGTGGTAGGCGCGTTGCTCATCTACGCGTTCTACTTCTTCGTCGTTGATCGCGGCATGGACCTCATGCTCGCCTTGCGCACCGTCGTCTATCGCATGTTCTACACGACAAACGGCATCATCGGCACGCCCATCAACGTTTGCTACACCTACATCGTGCTCTTCATCATCTTCGGCGCCTTTCTCGAGCGCACGGGCATCGCGGGCTTCTTCATCTCGTTTGCCAATCGTCTCGCTGGCTGGTCGAGCGGCGGCGCCGCCAAGGTCGCCGTCATCTCGAGTGCCCTGTGCGGCATGGTGAGCGGCTCGTCCGTCGGCAACACCGTCACGACGGGTTCCGTCACCATCCCCATGATGAAGAAGACCGGCTATCGGCCCGAGTTTGCCGGTGCCGTCGAGGCGGCATCATCGACAGGCGGCCAGATCATGCCCCCCATCATGGGCGCCGCCGCATTCCTCATGGCCGAGTACATGGGCATCCCCTACATCGAGGTTGCCGCCAAGGCCATCATCCCCGCCCTGCTCTACTTCACGGGCATCTTCCTTGCCGTGCATCTCGAAGCAAAGAAGCTCCAGCTCAAGGGTATTCCGCGCAAGGAGCTTCCCAAGTGGAGCTACCTCGCCAAGAACTGCTACCTCGTCATCCCGCTTGTGCTGCTCGTCTGGCTCGTCGCCTCGGGCGCACGCACCATGGCCGTCTCGGCCGCCATCTCGATTGTCGGTGCCTTCATCATCGGCTTCATCAACTTCTTCGTGACCGGCGTCAAGGAGCGCTCCGAGGACCAGACCGTCGGCAGCGTCTTCGTCGACTCGCTCAAGGTGGCGCTGGCCACAGGCTACGACGCGCTCATCGCCGGCGCACGCAGCTGCGTCTCCGTGGCTGTCGCCTGCGCAATGGCCGGTCTCATCGCCGGCTGCATCACCGTTACGGGCCTCGCGGGCACGCTCATCAACGCCATCGTCAATTTTGCCGGTGACGCGACCATGGTTGGCCTCGTGCTCACCATGCTGTGCTGCATCATCCTCGGCATGGGCGTCCCCACCACGGCAAACTACTGCATCATGGCCTCCACCTGCGCCCCGATTCTCATCCAACTCGGAATCCCGGCCGTGGCTGCGCACTTCTTCGTCTTCTACTTCGGCATCGTGGCCGACATCACGCCGCCTGTCGCGCTGGCGGCATATGCGGGCAGCGCCATTGCCAAGTCAAACCCGATGAAAACGGCCTTCACGGCAAGCAAGATCGCCATCGCAGCCTTCATCGTTCCCTACATCTTCGCGTTCAATCCCATCATGTTGCTTGATGGGATGAGCAATTGGTGGGAGATCATCATTCCCATCATCACATCGCTTGTGGGCCTCTTCGGCATTGCCGCCGGCCTCAACGGCAACCTTTTCGAGCGAATACCCATGCTCCTGCGCATCATCCTTATCGCCGGCGGCCTCGCGCTCATGATTCCCGAGTCGATTACGGACATCATCGGCATCGCGATCATCGTCGCCGTCTTCGTCATCCAATACGGAATGGCCCGGAAAAATCGGGTTGACAAGCCCAGGGAAACTGACGCATAG
- a CDS encoding TAXI family TRAP transporter solute-binding subunit, translating into MKKKGLVSIVGVLALAMALSFALVGCGGSGNSSASSSTDNGGSLRFVTGGESGTYYAFGSVIAQHATNNTDVSVTAASSGGSQANIQELEDGTAELGFAQSDVMAYAYDGTNLFEGKPVTTFSTLGALYQEQVQIVTCDPSITSVADLAGKNVSIGAAGSGVYFNAIDILGAYGLSESDINPTYQSFGDSADALKDGKIDAAFIVAGAPTTAITDLSTTKTAYLISLDQAHIQQLIAENNFYSEAVIPAGTYAGQTNDVVTVGVDAVIIVDNAVSEEDVYALTADIFDNAPDLIENHAKYAEISLEKGASVASVPYHPGAAKYFAEKNITVPTK; encoded by the coding sequence ATGAAGAAGAAGGGGCTTGTCTCCATCGTAGGCGTTCTCGCCTTGGCCATGGCACTTTCGTTTGCCCTGGTTGGATGCGGCGGTTCCGGCAACTCGAGCGCTAGCTCCAGCACAGACAACGGCGGCAGCCTGCGTTTCGTGACCGGCGGCGAGTCGGGCACCTACTACGCCTTCGGCTCCGTCATCGCCCAGCATGCGACCAACAACACCGATGTTAGCGTCACGGCTGCCTCGAGCGGTGGCTCGCAGGCTAACATCCAGGAGCTCGAGGACGGCACTGCCGAGCTCGGCTTCGCCCAGTCCGACGTCATGGCATACGCTTATGACGGCACCAACCTGTTCGAGGGCAAGCCCGTCACCACCTTCTCCACGCTCGGCGCCCTGTATCAGGAGCAGGTCCAGATCGTGACTTGCGATCCCAGCATCACCTCTGTTGCAGACCTCGCAGGCAAGAACGTCTCCATCGGTGCTGCAGGCTCGGGTGTGTACTTCAATGCCATCGACATCCTGGGCGCCTACGGCCTCAGCGAGAGTGACATCAACCCGACCTATCAGAGCTTCGGCGATTCTGCTGACGCCCTCAAGGACGGCAAGATTGATGCTGCCTTCATCGTCGCCGGCGCTCCCACCACCGCCATCACCGACCTGTCCACCACCAAGACCGCGTACCTGATCTCCCTTGACCAGGCACACATTCAGCAGCTGATCGCCGAGAACAACTTCTACTCCGAGGCCGTCATTCCTGCTGGCACCTACGCTGGTCAGACCAATGATGTCGTCACCGTCGGTGTCGACGCCGTCATCATCGTCGACAACGCCGTCTCCGAGGAGGATGTCTACGCCCTCACGGCCGACATCTTCGACAACGCTCCCGACCTCATCGAGAATCACGCCAAGTATGCCGAGATTAGCCTCGAGAAGGGCGCGTCCGTTGCCAGCGTTCCGTATCATCCCGGTGCCGCGAAGTACTTTGCAGAGAAGAACATCACTGTTCCCACGAAGTAG